In one window of Kosmotoga pacifica DNA:
- the uvrA gene encoding excinuclease ABC subunit UvrA has translation MSDFIHVHGARVHNLKNIDVVIPKNSLTVITGLSGSGKSSLALDTIYAEGQRRYLESLSNYARQFLGELKKPDVENIEGLSPAIAIEQKNMSHNPRSTVGTVTEIHDYLRVLYARVGKPHCPQCGRPVEKQSLDEIVEMIYRNFENGEKVAILAPIAREKKGEFRKELDALRKRGYIRVIIDGEQYDLEEEITLDKNKRHRIDLVVDRLRVTEDNASRLSDSVEMALHEGNGFVEVSSLDRKHRKVFSENFACPVCGISLPDINPKIFSFNNPYGACPDCHGLGYTMELSEELVVDENLSVLDGAIKALSSSRDSFSMKRILNVIESLGEDPRKPFKELREEVREAILYGTDYDIRFDYRTENLRYQVSRPFEGIMNNLIRRYRETESQDIREWMESKFMESRVCTSCGGQKLRSEALGVKLGRYNIAELSELTIASVYDYINQLELTEHELKIVGELLTEIKKRLQFLIDVGLDYLTLSRTAMTLSGGEAQRIRLATQIGSGLTGVTYVLDEPTIGLHPRDNSRLIETLKKLRDLDNTVIVVEHDEEVIRSSDYIIDIGPGAGVNGGKVVFQGPTERLIDDPPEESLTGKYLKGELIIPRLKNNHTAGDKKKLVLRGAHQNNLKSIDVEFPLGKFICVTGVSGSGKSSLVMDTLYPALSNRLNRTKHPEGLYDTIEGIEHLDNVIVIDQSPIGRTPRSNPATYTGLFDFIRDIFARTPEARARGYSKGRFSFNVKGGRCEACQGHGLIKIEMQFLPDVYVECDVCKGKRYNRETLEITYRGKNISDILNMTVDEALEFFERIPPLQRALKLLQDVGLGYITLGQPATTLSGGEAQRIKLASELKKRSTGRTFYILDEPTTGLHFDDVYKLVSVLKRLVEKGNTVLVVEHNLDVVKNADYIIDLGPEGGDAGGEIVATGSLEDIIENERSYTGFYLRKHLQREEVFK, from the coding sequence ATGAGTGATTTCATTCATGTGCACGGTGCTAGAGTGCACAACTTGAAAAATATCGATGTGGTGATCCCCAAAAATTCCCTTACCGTGATAACAGGACTATCGGGTTCCGGGAAATCTTCCCTCGCCCTCGATACGATCTATGCTGAGGGACAGAGAAGGTATCTTGAGTCCCTCTCAAACTACGCAAGGCAGTTTCTTGGCGAACTGAAGAAACCCGATGTGGAGAACATCGAAGGACTCTCACCAGCTATCGCCATTGAACAGAAGAATATGAGTCACAACCCTCGTTCGACGGTAGGAACGGTTACAGAGATTCACGATTACCTGAGGGTGCTCTATGCCCGCGTGGGAAAGCCTCATTGTCCACAATGCGGTCGACCCGTTGAAAAGCAGTCCCTCGATGAAATCGTAGAAATGATTTACCGGAACTTCGAAAATGGGGAAAAGGTTGCCATATTGGCCCCCATAGCCCGCGAGAAGAAAGGGGAATTCAGAAAAGAGCTAGATGCACTACGTAAAAGGGGATATATAAGAGTAATTATCGATGGCGAGCAATATGATCTGGAAGAGGAGATAACACTTGATAAGAACAAACGGCACAGAATTGACCTCGTTGTGGATAGACTCAGAGTAACGGAGGATAACGCCTCGAGGTTGAGCGATAGTGTAGAGATGGCCCTTCATGAGGGGAACGGCTTTGTAGAGGTGAGTTCCCTCGATAGAAAGCACAGAAAAGTTTTCAGCGAAAACTTCGCCTGTCCCGTATGCGGGATCAGCCTACCTGACATAAACCCGAAGATCTTTTCCTTCAACAATCCATACGGTGCCTGCCCAGATTGCCACGGTCTGGGTTACACTATGGAACTCTCCGAGGAGCTCGTGGTAGACGAAAATCTAAGTGTACTTGACGGCGCTATCAAAGCCTTGAGCAGTTCGAGGGATAGTTTCAGTATGAAGAGAATACTCAACGTTATCGAGAGTCTTGGCGAAGATCCCAGAAAGCCATTCAAGGAGCTACGGGAAGAAGTGAGGGAAGCTATACTATACGGCACCGACTACGATATCCGTTTCGATTATCGCACAGAAAACCTGAGGTATCAGGTGAGCAGACCTTTCGAGGGTATAATGAACAACCTGATAAGAAGATACAGAGAAACGGAATCACAGGACATCCGCGAATGGATGGAAAGCAAATTCATGGAGAGCAGAGTCTGCACCAGCTGTGGTGGGCAGAAATTGAGAAGTGAGGCCCTTGGTGTAAAGCTGGGGCGTTACAACATTGCTGAGCTCTCGGAGCTTACCATAGCTTCCGTCTACGATTATATAAATCAGCTTGAACTCACCGAACATGAGCTTAAGATCGTTGGAGAACTCCTCACAGAAATAAAGAAGAGGTTGCAGTTTCTCATAGACGTAGGGCTGGACTATCTGACTCTCTCGCGAACGGCAATGACCCTTTCCGGCGGTGAGGCCCAGAGGATCAGACTCGCCACACAGATTGGCTCCGGGTTGACTGGAGTAACCTATGTTCTGGATGAGCCGACCATTGGGCTCCATCCCAGGGACAATAGCAGACTAATAGAAACGCTAAAAAAACTCAGAGACCTCGACAACACGGTTATTGTGGTCGAACACGATGAGGAAGTTATCAGGAGCTCTGATTACATTATCGATATAGGTCCCGGTGCAGGTGTGAACGGTGGAAAGGTCGTCTTCCAGGGACCTACCGAGCGACTGATAGATGATCCACCAGAAGAATCACTCACCGGTAAATATCTCAAGGGTGAATTGATAATACCGCGTCTGAAGAATAATCATACGGCAGGAGATAAAAAGAAGCTGGTGTTAAGAGGTGCACACCAGAATAACTTGAAGTCAATTGACGTGGAGTTTCCTCTGGGAAAGTTCATCTGTGTTACCGGAGTCTCGGGAAGCGGGAAGAGTTCCCTCGTCATGGATACCCTTTATCCCGCTCTGAGCAATCGCCTAAACCGCACAAAACATCCTGAGGGACTTTACGACACCATAGAGGGTATCGAGCACCTCGACAACGTCATCGTCATCGATCAAAGCCCTATCGGAAGAACACCTCGTTCCAATCCTGCGACGTACACAGGTCTCTTCGACTTTATCAGAGATATATTTGCCAGAACGCCAGAAGCAAGAGCCCGTGGATACAGCAAAGGTCGGTTCTCCTTCAACGTGAAAGGCGGACGCTGTGAGGCGTGTCAGGGACATGGACTCATAAAGATAGAGATGCAATTCTTACCAGATGTGTACGTGGAATGTGATGTTTGTAAGGGTAAACGTTACAACCGGGAAACTCTCGAAATCACATACAGAGGGAAAAATATTTCGGACATATTGAACATGACTGTAGACGAAGCTCTGGAGTTTTTCGAGAGAATCCCGCCACTTCAGCGTGCGTTGAAACTGTTGCAGGACGTTGGCCTGGGATATATTACTCTTGGCCAACCAGCGACCACTCTATCGGGTGGAGAAGCCCAGCGAATAAAGCTAGCATCCGAACTCAAGAAACGTTCTACCGGCCGCACTTTTTACATCCTAGATGAACCAACTACGGGACTGCATTTTGACGATGTATATAAACTCGTTAGTGTCCTGAAAAGACTAGTTGAAAAGGGGAATACTGTCCTTGTAGTTGAACACAACCTGGATGTTGTGAAAAACGCGGACTACATAATAGACCTCGGCCCGGAAGGCGGAGATGCTGGAGGCGAAATCGTCGCGACGGGGAGTCTTGAAGACATAATAGAGAATGAGAGGAGTTACACCGGTTTTTACTTGAGAAAACATCTTCAGAGGGAAGAAGTGTTCAAATAA
- the glmM gene encoding phosphoglucosamine mutase: MKKLFGTDGIRGIINEELTAELAMKLGNAVSRYFLGKYTKMIIAKDTRGSGDLLENAVAAGAAAAGMNVELAGVIPTPVLAYITRKHATIGVMISASHNPAVYNGIKVLEKGMKISDEAEVEIENLIIEKPYHYSIYSEVGRVSYNPHLRETYVEHIVNKYGGKDFSGFEVIVDGANGAISTVIEDVYQALGIKSGFKYIEPDGININDGCGSLYPQTIGAELNSGQIGILFDGDADRCLFVLPGNQLVDGDRLMALNAYHMQKTGRLKNNTVVATIMSNLGFERYLQQKGIELLRTKVGDKYVLEKMLHTGATLGGEQSGHIIFLDVNTTGDGLITSLETLSALSNLGIELKDFHRSFPVYPQILRNVPVSDKKRVMECEKLKAELERLKSSNLRIVLRPSGTEPYIRIMVEGEEQIQVESVCERLVDIVEECANE, translated from the coding sequence ATGAAAAAGCTTTTCGGGACGGATGGAATCAGGGGGATTATTAATGAGGAACTCACAGCGGAACTCGCTATGAAACTGGGAAATGCGGTGAGTCGATATTTTCTCGGTAAATACACAAAAATGATAATTGCGAAGGACACAAGGGGATCCGGTGATCTGCTTGAAAACGCTGTTGCCGCGGGCGCAGCTGCCGCTGGAATGAATGTTGAACTCGCTGGAGTCATTCCAACACCCGTCCTCGCTTACATCACAAGGAAACATGCCACGATAGGAGTCATGATATCCGCTTCACACAATCCAGCAGTCTACAACGGGATCAAAGTCCTCGAAAAGGGCATGAAGATCTCCGATGAGGCAGAGGTGGAGATCGAGAATTTGATAATCGAGAAGCCTTATCATTATTCTATCTATTCAGAAGTGGGAAGGGTTAGTTATAACCCACATTTACGTGAAACGTATGTGGAACACATTGTGAATAAATACGGAGGTAAGGATTTTTCGGGTTTCGAAGTAATTGTGGACGGTGCAAACGGGGCTATTTCCACCGTGATCGAAGATGTGTACCAGGCCCTGGGAATAAAGTCGGGCTTTAAATATATTGAACCTGATGGTATCAACATAAACGACGGTTGTGGTTCTCTTTATCCCCAAACTATAGGGGCAGAGCTGAACTCCGGCCAGATAGGTATACTCTTCGATGGTGATGCCGACAGATGTCTCTTCGTCCTGCCCGGGAATCAGCTCGTGGATGGAGACCGACTTATGGCTTTGAATGCATACCATATGCAGAAGACGGGTAGACTAAAGAATAATACTGTTGTCGCAACAATAATGTCGAACCTAGGATTTGAACGCTATCTTCAGCAAAAAGGGATCGAACTACTAAGGACAAAAGTGGGCGACAAATACGTACTTGAAAAGATGCTTCATACGGGAGCTACTCTGGGAGGGGAGCAATCGGGTCACATAATTTTTCTAGATGTGAACACCACAGGAGACGGCCTTATAACTTCCCTCGAGACCCTATCAGCCCTTTCGAACTTGGGGATCGAACTTAAAGATTTTCACAGGAGTTTTCCGGTGTATCCTCAAATTTTAAGGAACGTTCCCGTTAGCGACAAAAAAAGAGTCATGGAATGTGAGAAACTTAAGGCGGAACTTGAGAGGCTGAAATCAAGCAATTTGAGAATAGTTCTCAGACCCTCAGGCACCGAGCCTTACATTAGAATAATGGTGGAAGGTGAGGAGCAAATACAAGTCGAATCTGTCTGTGAAAGGCTTGTGGATATCGTAGAGGAGTGTGCAAATGAGTGA
- the rsmA gene encoding 16S rRNA (adenine(1518)-N(6)/adenine(1519)-N(6))-dimethyltransferase RsmA yields MKKLKKYNISLKRSLGQNFLINESIPRKIVETSGLTTEDTVVEIGVGAGVLTSLLVRKAKRVIAYEIDRSLEPLLVPLTTFDNLQLNFQDFLKADLSTLEVEGDLYFIANVPYYITSPIIEKIIFNAPPFKIAMLMVQKEYANRLLAKPATKEYGALTVTVSAFAIVSKVFDVSKKNFVPVPKVDSTVIKLEPKVEMEIPVEEKDKFRAFVRSSFAQRRKKLKNNLKALIPDVEAFLNEAGLSENIRAEELSPDEFIALYHRLKRW; encoded by the coding sequence ATGAAGAAGTTGAAAAAGTACAACATCTCATTGAAGCGTTCTCTGGGTCAGAACTTCCTGATCAACGAATCCATACCAAGGAAGATAGTTGAGACCAGTGGTTTGACCACTGAAGATACAGTAGTGGAAATAGGTGTTGGTGCTGGAGTGTTAACGAGCCTGCTTGTAAGGAAGGCTAAGAGAGTGATTGCGTATGAAATAGATAGAAGCCTTGAACCTTTGCTTGTACCACTAACAACCTTCGATAACCTTCAGTTGAATTTCCAGGATTTCCTGAAGGCAGACCTGTCCACGCTGGAAGTTGAGGGAGATTTGTATTTTATAGCAAATGTCCCTTACTATATCACCTCACCGATAATAGAAAAAATCATTTTCAATGCCCCTCCTTTCAAGATTGCGATGCTCATGGTGCAAAAAGAGTACGCAAATAGATTACTGGCGAAACCGGCGACGAAGGAATACGGCGCGTTGACAGTCACAGTTTCTGCCTTTGCGATTGTTTCAAAGGTGTTCGACGTTTCTAAGAAAAATTTTGTTCCCGTACCGAAGGTAGATTCTACGGTTATTAAGCTTGAACCAAAGGTTGAAATGGAGATCCCGGTCGAAGAGAAGGATAAATTCAGGGCATTCGTTAGGTCTTCTTTTGCACAAAGGAGAAAGAAGCTCAAGAACAATCTTAAAGCCCTTATTCCAGATGTAGAAGCGTTTTTAAATGAGGCTGGCCTGAGCGAAAATATAAGAGCGGAGGAACTCTCTCCGGATGAATTCATCGCTCTATATCACAGGCTGAAAAGGTGGTAG
- a CDS encoding sigma-54-dependent Fis family transcriptional regulator: MKEHLFEEIVNALVEAVLVVDSSGKIILINNEACRILGLKKEDVIGKPVLGTIPNTRLHIVLKTGEPEYDKIQNLDQKTIVTSRIPLKSSDGSVYAVMAVFRDITTVQKLAEEVTNLKEIEALLTAIIDSTHDAISVADEKGRIVLVNKAYTRITGMSPKDVIGKLATVDIAEGSSLHIEVARTQQPIYNARLKVGPARKEVIVNVTPLFVRGEFKGSVGVIHDISEIEKLASELEDARRMLRHVKARYTFDDIAGSSPKLRVAVEQAKRVAKTRMTVLLRGPSGTGKELFAHAIHNASDRANNSFISVNCAALPESILESELFGYKEGAFTGAKKGGKKGLLIEADKGTLFLDEIGKMDITIQSKFLRFLQDKEVTPLGATKPIKVDVRVIAATNLDLERLVEEGKFLADLYYRLNVVPIVIPPLSEHREDIPEIVKVVLMKLNQEYGRLVEGIEEDALRVLMSYSWPGNVRELENVLGRSMINMEPHERIIRKEHLPELGQVKTHSTIIRTGKLSELMAEYEEKLIRETLKKCSGNKTKAARELGISIRTLYYKLERYGIE, from the coding sequence ATGAAAGAACACCTGTTTGAAGAGATAGTCAATGCATTGGTGGAAGCCGTACTTGTAGTAGACTCAAGCGGAAAAATAATCCTTATAAATAACGAAGCCTGTCGCATCCTCGGACTCAAGAAAGAGGATGTGATAGGTAAACCTGTTCTCGGCACCATTCCAAATACGCGGTTGCATATAGTCTTGAAAACGGGAGAGCCAGAATATGACAAGATACAGAACCTAGATCAAAAAACGATCGTTACCTCGAGAATCCCCCTGAAATCCTCAGATGGCAGTGTTTACGCTGTGATGGCGGTTTTTCGTGATATAACCACGGTTCAGAAATTGGCTGAGGAAGTCACAAACCTCAAGGAAATAGAGGCCTTGTTAACCGCCATAATTGATTCAACACATGATGCCATCTCCGTTGCAGACGAAAAGGGACGCATCGTGCTCGTTAATAAAGCCTACACGCGGATCACCGGTATGAGTCCGAAAGATGTGATAGGTAAACTCGCGACCGTGGATATTGCTGAAGGCTCTTCCCTCCATATCGAAGTGGCGAGAACCCAACAGCCCATTTACAATGCAAGACTCAAAGTTGGGCCTGCCCGTAAAGAAGTCATTGTAAATGTCACACCTCTCTTTGTTCGAGGTGAGTTCAAAGGTAGCGTTGGTGTAATACACGACATCTCTGAGATAGAAAAGCTCGCCAGTGAGCTGGAAGACGCCCGTAGGATGCTCAGGCACGTCAAAGCACGCTACACTTTCGATGACATCGCAGGTTCTTCTCCGAAACTGAGGGTGGCTGTCGAGCAGGCAAAACGGGTTGCAAAAACGAGAATGACGGTCCTCTTACGGGGTCCGAGCGGTACAGGAAAAGAACTTTTTGCGCATGCTATTCACAACGCCAGTGACAGGGCAAACAACAGCTTTATTAGTGTTAACTGCGCGGCGTTACCAGAGAGCATACTGGAGTCAGAACTCTTTGGTTACAAAGAAGGCGCTTTTACCGGCGCGAAAAAAGGCGGTAAGAAAGGTTTGCTCATAGAGGCAGATAAAGGTACACTATTCCTCGATGAAATCGGAAAGATGGATATAACTATCCAGTCAAAGTTCCTCCGTTTCCTTCAGGACAAAGAGGTAACTCCTCTGGGCGCAACGAAACCCATAAAAGTGGATGTAAGGGTAATTGCCGCAACAAATCTTGACCTTGAGAGGTTGGTTGAAGAAGGGAAGTTCCTCGCAGACCTGTATTACAGATTGAATGTTGTTCCCATCGTTATTCCACCACTTTCTGAACACCGGGAAGATATCCCGGAGATTGTTAAGGTGGTTTTGATGAAGTTAAATCAAGAATATGGGCGTTTGGTGGAAGGAATAGAAGAAGATGCCTTACGTGTTCTGATGAGTTACTCCTGGCCCGGCAATGTCAGAGAACTGGAAAACGTTCTTGGGCGCTCGATGATAAACATGGAACCTCATGAACGTATTATCAGGAAGGAACACCTTCCCGAGCTGGGACAGGTTAAAACTCACAGTACTATCATAAGGACAGGGAAACTTTCGGAACTCATGGCAGAATATGAGGAAAAGTTAATAAGAGAAACCCTGAAGAAGTGTTCCGGAAATAAAACCAAAGCTGCCAGAGAACTCGGTATAAGTATTAGGACCCTTTATTACAAACTCGAGCGCTATGGCATAGAGTAG
- a CDS encoding alpha/beta fold hydrolase, whose product MINIRKHGTPPYTVAVLHGGPGAPGEVAPVARELAKSMGVLEPFQTAITVEGQIEELKIQLTENAALPVTLIGYSWGAWLGWLLAAKHPELVRKLILVSSGVFEAKYAKRLMDTRKSRLSVKEQQELSGLLEDMQSVGESDKNATLARFGALMTKADSYAVLPEDELYESIECDMAVFQGVWSEAAALRESGELLALGKQIRCPVVAIHGDYDPGPTEGIQKPLTSVLSDFEFVLLERCGHTPWKERYARKRFYEVLRDALI is encoded by the coding sequence ATGATAAATATAAGAAAACACGGAACACCTCCATATACTGTTGCTGTTTTGCATGGTGGGCCGGGAGCTCCGGGTGAGGTAGCTCCTGTGGCAAGGGAATTAGCAAAGAGTATGGGTGTGTTGGAACCCTTTCAGACAGCCATAACGGTAGAAGGACAGATAGAGGAACTAAAAATACAGTTAACAGAAAATGCAGCGCTTCCAGTGACACTAATCGGGTATTCGTGGGGAGCCTGGTTAGGATGGTTGCTGGCAGCAAAACACCCTGAACTGGTGCGGAAATTAATTCTTGTTAGTAGTGGTGTTTTTGAAGCAAAATATGCCAAAAGGTTGATGGATACTCGAAAAAGCAGGCTCTCTGTGAAAGAACAGCAGGAACTGAGCGGACTGTTGGAAGACATGCAATCGGTAGGTGAGTCGGATAAGAATGCTACGCTAGCACGTTTTGGTGCATTGATGACCAAAGCGGATAGTTACGCTGTTTTACCAGAGGATGAGCTTTATGAGTCGATCGAATGTGATATGGCCGTTTTCCAAGGCGTGTGGTCTGAAGCGGCAGCCTTACGAGAAAGCGGAGAATTGCTAGCATTGGGAAAGCAAATTCGCTGTCCTGTAGTGGCCATTCATGGCGATTATGATCCCGGCCCGACAGAAGGAATCCAGAAACCGCTAACATCGGTATTGAGTGACTTTGAGTTTGTTCTCTTGGAACGCTGTGGTCATACCCCTTGGAAGGAACGGTATGCAAGGAAACGGTTTTACGAAGTGCTGAGGGATGCGCTTATATGA
- the trhA gene encoding PAQR family membrane homeostasis protein TrhA — translation MNELDPMVSSKDANEGFNAISHAFAAVIGLVGLILLVVFSALEHKWLHLISFGLYGFTVFFSMTMSSLLHFFIWFKRYLKVLGILDHSAIYLLIAGTYTPFCLVVVRGLLGWIIFGTVWGLALLNIVLKSVFFSKMPDIISIAGYLVMGWLSIFLIYKIFLELGMNAVLLMFAGGLFYTVGALIFLRESPNPFPGRFANHELWHVLVLFGNIAFMVAMFLYVLPYDIQ, via the coding sequence ATGAATGAACTCGATCCCATGGTGTCATCAAAAGATGCGAATGAAGGGTTCAATGCCATTAGCCACGCCTTCGCGGCCGTGATAGGGCTCGTTGGACTCATTTTACTAGTTGTTTTCTCTGCATTAGAACATAAATGGCTTCATCTGATCAGCTTTGGTCTCTATGGTTTCACAGTGTTTTTCTCAATGACGATGAGTAGCCTTCTACATTTCTTTATCTGGTTCAAGCGATACCTTAAGGTCTTGGGAATCCTTGATCACAGCGCGATTTATCTTTTGATAGCAGGAACGTATACACCGTTCTGCCTTGTGGTGGTCAGGGGCCTACTGGGTTGGATTATTTTTGGAACAGTGTGGGGACTCGCTTTGCTAAATATTGTGCTTAAATCTGTTTTCTTCTCTAAGATGCCCGATATAATCTCTATTGCTGGATACCTTGTTATGGGGTGGCTTTCTATATTCCTCATCTACAAGATATTTCTGGAACTCGGAATGAACGCTGTATTGCTTATGTTCGCAGGAGGACTTTTTTATACAGTGGGTGCGCTAATTTTCTTAAGAGAAAGCCCGAATCCTTTCCCTGGACGTTTTGCAAACCACGAACTCTGGCATGTGCTGGTTTTGTTTGGAAACATCGCTTTCATGGTAGCTATGTTCCTCTATGTACTACCATATGACATACAGTAA
- a CDS encoding L-Ala-D/L-Glu epimerase, giving the protein MGKIVDVKFIVKEYTYEKPFHIANSIAAGSTNVEVQVFVENGAIGYGEAAPSYRVNGERVETFPTLEAFVKEQLVGVDVRNYRRIFDIMDGLRSASSVKAAVQFAVLDAFSVETGVPVYQLFGGAKDEIETDKTVGIDTVENMATEARKIFESGFKTIKIKVGEDLKKDIQVMEAIAEVTRGANYIVDANTGYTPKEAIYFAKALYSRGIDISVFEQPVKAEDIEGLKFVRYNSPFPVAADESARTRYDVLRLIKHDAVDFVNIKLMKSGISDALAIVEMANTAKIQLMIGCMSESSVGINQSVQFALGTGAFVFHDLDSHLMLLEDSFRGKFVQKGPRMLA; this is encoded by the coding sequence ATGGGAAAAATTGTCGATGTGAAGTTCATTGTGAAAGAATATACGTATGAGAAACCTTTTCACATCGCGAATAGTATCGCTGCCGGAAGTACAAACGTAGAAGTTCAGGTGTTTGTTGAAAACGGGGCTATTGGCTACGGAGAAGCTGCGCCATCTTATCGTGTGAACGGCGAAAGGGTAGAGACCTTCCCTACATTGGAAGCTTTTGTGAAAGAGCAACTTGTCGGAGTAGATGTAAGAAATTACAGACGCATTTTCGACATTATGGACGGATTGCGTTCTGCTTCCAGCGTAAAAGCTGCGGTACAGTTTGCAGTGTTGGACGCTTTTAGTGTTGAGACTGGCGTTCCTGTCTACCAGCTCTTCGGTGGCGCCAAGGATGAGATTGAAACCGATAAAACGGTGGGTATAGACACGGTGGAAAATATGGCAACTGAAGCGAGAAAGATTTTCGAGTCCGGGTTCAAAACCATTAAGATAAAAGTCGGAGAAGACTTAAAGAAGGACATTCAAGTTATGGAAGCGATAGCAGAAGTAACCAGAGGAGCGAATTATATTGTCGATGCCAACACAGGTTATACTCCAAAGGAAGCCATTTACTTTGCTAAAGCGCTGTATTCTAGAGGTATAGATATAAGTGTTTTTGAACAACCTGTGAAAGCCGAGGATATAGAAGGTTTGAAATTCGTCAGGTATAATTCACCGTTCCCTGTCGCTGCGGACGAGAGCGCAAGGACAAGATACGATGTCCTGAGGTTGATAAAGCATGATGCTGTTGATTTCGTCAACATAAAATTGATGAAATCCGGTATCTCGGATGCCCTGGCTATTGTAGAGATGGCAAACACGGCTAAAATTCAGTTGATGATTGGTTGTATGAGTGAATCGAGTGTGGGTATTAATCAAAGTGTCCAATTTGCTCTTGGAACAGGCGCTTTTGTGTTCCATGACCTCGATTCACATCTAATGCTCCTTGAAGATAGTTTCAGAGGGAAATTTGTGCAAAAGGGCCCAAGAATGCTAGCATGA
- a CDS encoding transglutaminase-like domain-containing protein: MFFLNVPLYEELEREEKLGNFKKAKTMISEKLKSESLPSSLRKRLEFELERIDRLIKNYPFNEESARKKLFESIDDFTEEEYHELMAKGLLDYIVVEGEKKFETRFFENLIFALPEYKKRTKKDEKQEEVRKFLYSRLEALLSGDKPKTYRVNAEIEVKPAIEKINGKHVRCWLPFPKVEAQVLDAKLIEVSHNKYFIAPNDAPHRTIYMEDELKEGLKFSVRFEYVIREQFNSVDPGKVSNTIVPGFSQYLQEKPPHIVFTPYLKNLTEEIVGNETNPYLKAKKIYDWITHNVRYSFMHPYALYENIPMFVASNLRGDCGAQASLFITLCRIAGVPARWQSGWYANPFFASPHDWTMFYVEPYGWLPADLSFGGRRPERPEWVNKFYFGNLDAFRMVANSEYMAALQPAKKYLRSDPYDNQVGELETEAGNIYNDAFDSEMKIISFEEISL; the protein is encoded by the coding sequence ATGTTTTTTTTGAATGTTCCTCTGTATGAAGAACTGGAACGGGAAGAAAAGCTTGGGAATTTCAAGAAAGCTAAGACTATGATTTCTGAGAAGTTGAAATCTGAGTCTCTCCCTTCTTCGCTCAGGAAACGCCTTGAGTTCGAACTTGAGAGGATCGACAGATTAATCAAAAACTACCCTTTCAACGAGGAATCTGCCAGAAAAAAGCTGTTCGAATCAATCGATGATTTTACCGAGGAAGAATACCACGAACTCATGGCAAAAGGGTTGTTGGATTATATCGTTGTCGAAGGTGAAAAGAAATTCGAGACGAGGTTTTTTGAAAATCTGATCTTCGCGTTACCCGAGTACAAGAAGCGAACTAAGAAGGATGAAAAGCAGGAGGAAGTACGTAAATTTCTTTACAGCCGTCTTGAAGCTCTCCTGTCCGGTGACAAACCTAAAACATACAGAGTAAACGCTGAGATAGAGGTTAAACCAGCTATCGAGAAGATAAACGGAAAACACGTGAGGTGCTGGTTGCCCTTTCCGAAGGTCGAAGCTCAGGTTTTGGATGCTAAACTTATTGAGGTGAGTCACAATAAATATTTCATTGCACCCAATGATGCACCACATCGCACGATTTATATGGAAGACGAACTCAAAGAAGGATTGAAATTCAGCGTGAGGTTTGAGTATGTCATCAGGGAGCAATTCAATTCAGTAGATCCTGGAAAAGTATCTAACACTATCGTGCCTGGGTTTTCGCAATATCTTCAAGAAAAACCTCCGCATATCGTTTTTACGCCCTACTTGAAGAATCTAACTGAAGAAATAGTGGGGAACGAAACGAACCCATATTTGAAAGCGAAGAAAATATACGATTGGATCACACACAACGTGCGGTATTCATTCATGCATCCATACGCTCTCTATGAAAACATTCCAATGTTTGTAGCCTCAAACCTTAGAGGAGACTGTGGAGCTCAGGCTTCTCTCTTCATAACACTGTGCAGAATTGCTGGAGTCCCTGCGAGATGGCAATCAGGCTGGTATGCAAATCCATTTTTTGCTTCACCTCATGACTGGACAATGTTCTACGTTGAGCCTTACGGCTGGCTCCCCGCTGACCTTTCTTTCGGAGGCAGAAGGCCTGAAAGACCTGAATGGGTGAACAAATTCTATTTTGGAAACCTTGACGCCTTCAGAATGGTAGCGAATTCTGAATACATGGCTGCACTTCAGCCTGCAAAGAAATACTTGCGTTCAGATCCCTATGACAACCAGGTGGGGGAACTCGAAACGGAAGCTGGGAACATTTATAACGACGCATTTGATTCTGAAATGAAGATAATTTCCTTTGAAGAGATAAGTTTATAG